The Burkholderia pyrrocinia genome has a segment encoding these proteins:
- a CDS encoding nuclear transport factor 2 family protein, which translates to MAKVVDAIRALERDRFRAMVDGDGEALDALLSDKVFFVHTNGKRETKQQFIDAIVAGRRRYRQIEIQSQDVLPVGGETCVVTGRALIEMETNNGGLVFPIAYTSVHTEEQGRWCLLAWQATRCATDT; encoded by the coding sequence ATGGCGAAGGTGGTCGATGCGATCCGCGCGCTCGAGCGCGATCGGTTCCGGGCGATGGTGGACGGGGACGGCGAGGCGCTCGACGCGCTGCTGTCGGACAAGGTGTTCTTCGTGCACACCAACGGCAAACGTGAAACCAAGCAGCAGTTCATCGACGCCATCGTCGCCGGCCGCCGCCGCTATCGTCAGATCGAAATCCAGTCGCAGGACGTGCTGCCCGTCGGCGGCGAAACCTGCGTCGTCACCGGGCGCGCGTTGATCGAGATGGAAACGAACAACGGCGGCCTGGTCTTCCCGATAGCCTATACGTCCGTCCACACCGAGGAGCAGGGCCGCTGGTGCCTGCTCGCGTGGCAGGCGACGCGGTGCGCAACCGACACATGA
- a CDS encoding acyloxyacyl hydrolase: MNNKKNRRPRSRLALHAMLAASLLGGSGAAFADRWGIQAGGGFSDRHGIDKADLGVVWDPGWNWWEIGGWHFAFVMEGHVGYWHTGGNVHGSLGEIGATPMFRFIKSAGQVRPFVEAGAGIRLLTSPTISHNLSLGTSFQFVDVVGVGAQFGERQQYQVGYRFQHVSNAGIKEPNPGINFHQFYVQYNF; the protein is encoded by the coding sequence ATGAACAATAAGAAGAATCGCCGGCCCCGCAGCCGGCTTGCGCTGCATGCGATGCTGGCGGCGTCACTTCTGGGCGGATCGGGTGCGGCGTTCGCGGACCGATGGGGGATCCAGGCGGGCGGCGGGTTTTCGGATCGTCACGGGATCGACAAGGCCGATCTCGGCGTGGTGTGGGATCCGGGCTGGAACTGGTGGGAAATCGGCGGCTGGCACTTCGCGTTCGTGATGGAAGGCCACGTCGGCTACTGGCACACGGGCGGCAACGTCCACGGCAGCCTCGGCGAGATCGGCGCGACGCCGATGTTCCGCTTCATCAAGAGTGCGGGCCAGGTGCGCCCGTTCGTCGAGGCCGGCGCCGGCATCCGGCTCCTGACTTCCCCGACGATCTCCCACAATCTTTCGCTGGGGACGTCGTTCCAGTTCGTGGACGTCGTCGGCGTCGGCGCACAGTTCGGAGAACGGCAACAGTATCAGGTCGGTTACCGTTTTCAACATGTGTCTAACGCGGGTATCAAAGAGCCGAATCCTGGTATAAATTTCCACCAGTTCTACGTGCAGTACAACTTCTGA
- the rpoH gene encoding RNA polymerase sigma factor RpoH, with protein MSNALTLPNILSPTPAKAESAGSLALAAQSMLPGQLGNIDSYIQAVNRIPLLTAEEERQYATEFREDNNLDSARRLVLSHLRLVVSIARNYLGYGLPHGDLIQEGNIGLMKAVKRFDPAQNVRLVSYAIHWIKAEIHEYILRNWRMVKVATTKAQRKLFFNLRSHKKSMQAMTPEEIDGLAQELNVKREDVTEMETRLSGGDIALEGQVEDGEESYAPIAYLADSHNEPTAVLAARQRDTLQTDGIAQALDALDARSRRIIEARWLHVDDDGSGGSTLHDLAAEFGVSAERIRQIEASAMKKMRTALAEYA; from the coding sequence GTGAGCAACGCCCTGACCCTTCCGAACATCCTGAGCCCGACGCCGGCCAAGGCCGAATCGGCAGGCTCGCTGGCGCTCGCAGCTCAATCGATGTTGCCAGGCCAGCTTGGCAACATCGATTCGTATATCCAGGCCGTCAATCGCATTCCGCTGCTGACGGCCGAAGAGGAACGCCAGTACGCAACCGAGTTCCGCGAAGACAACAACCTGGATTCTGCGCGCCGCCTCGTGCTGTCGCACCTGCGCCTCGTCGTGTCGATCGCGCGCAACTATCTCGGTTACGGCCTGCCGCACGGCGACCTGATCCAGGAAGGCAACATCGGCCTGATGAAGGCCGTGAAGCGCTTCGATCCGGCCCAGAACGTGCGTCTCGTGTCGTACGCGATCCACTGGATCAAGGCCGAGATCCACGAGTACATCCTGCGCAACTGGCGCATGGTGAAGGTCGCGACGACGAAGGCGCAGCGCAAGCTGTTCTTCAACCTGCGCAGCCACAAGAAGAGCATGCAGGCGATGACGCCCGAGGAAATCGACGGCCTCGCACAGGAGCTCAACGTCAAGCGCGAAGACGTGACCGAGATGGAAACGCGCCTGTCGGGCGGCGACATCGCGCTCGAAGGGCAGGTGGAAGACGGCGAGGAGTCGTACGCGCCGATCGCCTACCTGGCCGACTCGCACAACGAGCCGACCGCCGTGCTCGCCGCGCGTCAGCGCGACACGCTGCAGACGGACGGCATCGCACAGGCACTCGACGCGCTCGACGCGCGCAGCCGCCGCATCATCGAGGCGCGCTGGCTGCACGTCGACGACGACGGCTCGGGCGGCTCGACGCTGCACGATCTCGCCGCCGAGTTCGGCGTGTCCGCGGAACGCATCCGCCAGATCGAAGCGAGCGCAATGAAAAAGATGCGCACCGCCCTCGCCGAATACGCTTAA
- the cydP gene encoding cytochrome oxidase putative small subunit CydP, with product MISINKEPAPPSPPRPAGTIGWRARIAAWARGPTLARDITLVLIVKLILLMSLKYAFFNHPQAEHMSLPPAAVAEKLLSVPAPASTEGDHHDK from the coding sequence TTGATCTCGATCAATAAAGAGCCTGCGCCGCCCTCTCCCCCGCGGCCAGCCGGCACGATCGGCTGGCGAGCGCGCATCGCCGCGTGGGCTCGCGGGCCGACCCTCGCCCGCGACATCACCCTGGTGCTGATCGTCAAGCTGATCCTCCTGATGTCGCTCAAATACGCATTCTTCAATCATCCGCAGGCCGAGCACATGTCGCTTCCGCCTGCCGCCGTCGCCGAGAAACTGCTCTCGGTACCGGCGCCTGCATCTACCGAGGGAGACCACCATGATAAGTAG
- a CDS encoding cytochrome ubiquinol oxidase subunit I, with protein sequence MISSEVVDLSRLQFGITALYHFLFVPLTLGLSWLLVIMEAVYVMTGKQVYKDMTQFWGKLFGINFAMGVTTGITLEFQFGTNWSYYSHYVGDIFGVPLAVEGLMAFFLESTFVGLFFFGWNRLSKVKHLIVTFLVALGSNLSALWILVANGWMNNPVGAEFNYQTMRMEMTNLFDVLFNPVAQVKFVHTVSAGYVSAAMFVLGVSSWYLLKKRDIDFALRSFAVAAGFGLAATLCVIVLGDESGYTTGEVQKMKLAAIESEWETQPAPASFTLIGIPNQEEQRTDYAIKIPYALGLIATRSIDEPVIGLRDLAKHSEEHIQSGMIAYGALQKLKQGDTSAATRELFDQHKQYLGYGLMLKQFTPNVTDATPEQIQAAAKKTIPPVAPVFFSFRIMVFLGFLFVATFIAAFWFCARRELLQDNRRWFLRYAVWAIPLPWIAIEFGWIVAELGRQPWTIAGVLPTHLSASSLTPTDLYLSLAGFVLFYTVLFVIEIKLMFKYARLGPSSLHTGRYHHELAAASERASA encoded by the coding sequence ATGATAAGTAGTGAAGTCGTCGATCTGTCACGTCTGCAGTTCGGCATCACGGCGCTCTACCACTTCCTGTTCGTGCCGCTGACGCTCGGCCTGTCCTGGCTGCTCGTCATCATGGAAGCCGTCTACGTGATGACCGGCAAACAGGTCTACAAGGACATGACCCAGTTCTGGGGCAAGCTGTTCGGGATCAACTTCGCGATGGGCGTGACGACCGGCATCACGCTCGAATTCCAGTTCGGCACGAACTGGTCGTACTACTCGCACTACGTCGGCGACATCTTCGGCGTGCCGCTCGCGGTCGAAGGCCTGATGGCGTTCTTCCTCGAATCGACGTTCGTCGGCCTGTTCTTCTTCGGCTGGAACCGCCTGTCGAAGGTCAAGCATCTGATCGTCACGTTCCTCGTCGCGCTGGGCTCGAACCTGTCCGCGCTGTGGATCCTCGTCGCGAACGGCTGGATGAACAACCCGGTCGGCGCCGAGTTCAACTACCAGACGATGCGCATGGAGATGACGAACCTGTTCGACGTGCTGTTCAACCCGGTCGCGCAGGTGAAATTCGTGCACACGGTGTCGGCCGGCTACGTGTCGGCCGCGATGTTCGTGCTCGGCGTGTCGTCGTGGTACCTGCTGAAGAAGCGCGACATCGACTTCGCGCTGCGCTCGTTCGCGGTTGCGGCCGGCTTCGGCCTCGCGGCGACGCTCTGCGTGATCGTGCTCGGCGACGAATCGGGCTATACGACCGGCGAAGTGCAGAAGATGAAGCTCGCCGCAATCGAATCCGAATGGGAAACGCAGCCGGCACCCGCGTCGTTCACGCTGATCGGCATTCCGAACCAGGAGGAACAGCGCACCGACTACGCGATCAAGATCCCGTATGCGCTCGGCCTGATCGCGACGCGCTCGATCGACGAACCGGTGATCGGCCTGCGCGATCTCGCGAAGCACAGCGAGGAGCACATCCAGAGCGGGATGATCGCGTACGGCGCGCTGCAGAAGCTCAAGCAGGGCGACACGAGCGCCGCGACGCGCGAACTGTTCGACCAGCACAAGCAGTATCTCGGCTACGGGCTGATGCTCAAGCAGTTCACGCCAAACGTGACCGACGCGACGCCCGAGCAGATCCAGGCCGCCGCGAAGAAGACGATCCCGCCGGTCGCGCCCGTGTTCTTCTCGTTCCGGATCATGGTGTTCCTCGGCTTCCTGTTCGTCGCGACGTTCATCGCCGCGTTCTGGTTCTGCGCGCGCCGCGAACTGCTGCAGGACAACCGCCGCTGGTTCCTGCGCTATGCAGTGTGGGCGATCCCGCTGCCGTGGATCGCGATCGAATTCGGCTGGATCGTCGCCGAGCTCGGCCGCCAGCCGTGGACGATCGCGGGCGTGCTGCCGACGCACCTGTCCGCGTCGAGCCTGACGCCGACCGACCTGTACCTCAGTCTCGCGGGCTTCGTCCTGTTCTACACCGTGCTGTTCGTCATCGAGATCAAGCTGATGTTCAAGTACGCGCGCCTCGGCCCGTCGTCGCTGCATACCGGCCGCTACCACCACGAGCTGGCGGCCGCCAGCGAGCGCGCGTCGGCCTGA